The Nycticebus coucang isolate mNycCou1 chromosome 2, mNycCou1.pri, whole genome shotgun sequence genome includes a window with the following:
- the LOC128575854 gene encoding activated RNA polymerase II transcriptional coactivator p15-like yields MPKSKELVSSSSSGSDPDSEVDKKLKRTKQVAPEKPAKKQKTGETSRALSSSKQSSSSRDDNMFQIGKMRYVSVWDVKEKVLIDLRDYWMDPEGEMKPGRKGISLNPEQWSQLKEQISDIDDAVRKP; encoded by the coding sequence ATGCCTAAATCAAAGGAACTTGTTTCTTCAAGCTCTTCTGGCAGTGATCCAGACAGTGAAGTTGACAAAAAGTTAAAGAGGACAAAGCAAGTTGCTCCGGAAAAACCTGCGAAGAAGCAAAAGACTGGTGAAACTTCAAGAGCTCTGTCATCTTCcaaacagagcagcagcagcagagatgATAACATGTTTCAGATTGGGAAAATGAGGTACGTTAGTGTTTGGGACGTTAAAGAGAAAGTTCTTATTGATCTTAGAGACTATTGGATGGATCCAGAAGGTGAAATGAAACCAGGAAGGAAAGGTATTTCTTTAAATCCGGAGCAGTGGAGTCAGCTGAAGGAacagatttctgacattgatgatGCAGTAAGAAAACCGTAA